The proteins below come from a single Candidatus Izemoplasmatales bacterium genomic window:
- a CDS encoding quinolinate synthase NadA has translation YKEEHPDRVVICYVNSYADVKALSDVCVTSANAEKIIMNYKDQKMLYVPDRNLGIYLRDKYHLDIEVWPGFCCIHNNLKVAQVLEMREKHPEALVLIHPEAPLKVLKQADFIGSTKQIIDYATDSPAHEFIIGTEDGILHPLQKKNPGKRFYLLTSDLRCFDMKLTTIEDVLHALQTDTYEITVPADVMDGARRALDRMMEMS, from the coding sequence AATACAAGGAAGAGCACCCCGACCGCGTCGTGATCTGCTACGTGAACAGCTACGCCGACGTCAAGGCGCTCTCCGACGTCTGCGTGACGAGCGCGAACGCGGAGAAGATTATCATGAACTATAAGGATCAGAAGATGCTCTACGTTCCCGACCGCAACCTCGGCATCTATCTCAGGGACAAATATCACCTCGACATCGAGGTCTGGCCGGGATTCTGCTGCATCCACAACAACCTCAAGGTCGCCCAGGTGCTCGAAATGCGGGAAAAGCACCCCGAGGCGCTCGTCCTGATCCATCCGGAAGCGCCCCTGAAGGTCCTGAAGCAGGCCGATTTCATCGGTTCGACGAAACAGATCATCGACTACGCGACGGATTCGCCGGCGCATGAGTTCATCATCGGCACCGAGGACGGAATCCTGCATCCGCTCCAGAAGAAGAACCCCGGGAAGCGCTTCTACCTGCTCACCTCCGACCTGCGCTGCTTCGACATGAAGCTGACGACGATCGAGGACGTGCTGCATGCGCTTCAGACCGACACCTACGAGATCACCGTTCCGGCCGACGTCATGGACGGCGCCCGCCGCGCCCTCGACCGCATGATGGAGATGAGTTGA